From the genome of Streptomyces sp. NBC_01116, one region includes:
- a CDS encoding HNH endonuclease family protein yields the protein MIAPRTYRAALPAIGALVAIALAGGCGPDDLAADGGGGAGASGGTNGGARSAEGFGASPLDNPDGTKPGLAPLTTDADRAAARQIIEKVATKGRGPKTGYERKRFGYAWKDGIDGIPLARNGCDTRNDLLARDGKDIEHKAGSDCVVMSMTLQDPYTGERIDWRKQQATKVQIDHVMPLSYDWQMGAARWNEAKRERIANDPLNLIPVDGPANNAKRDSGPASWLPPYKPVRCSYAVRFAQVSLKYGLPVTAADKRAMLTQCGG from the coding sequence GTGATAGCTCCCCGTACGTACCGCGCGGCCCTGCCCGCCATCGGCGCTCTCGTCGCGATCGCCCTGGCGGGCGGCTGCGGCCCCGACGACCTCGCGGCCGACGGCGGCGGCGGAGCCGGCGCGAGCGGCGGGACCAACGGCGGCGCGCGGTCCGCCGAGGGCTTCGGCGCCAGCCCGCTGGACAACCCCGACGGTACGAAGCCGGGCCTGGCCCCCCTCACCACCGACGCGGACCGGGCCGCCGCCCGGCAGATCATCGAGAAGGTGGCCACCAAGGGGCGCGGCCCGAAGACCGGCTACGAGCGGAAGAGGTTCGGCTACGCGTGGAAGGACGGGATCGACGGCATCCCGCTCGCCCGCAACGGCTGCGACACCCGCAACGACCTGCTCGCCCGGGACGGCAAGGACATCGAGCACAAGGCCGGATCCGACTGCGTGGTCATGTCGATGACCCTCCAGGACCCCTACACCGGCGAGCGCATCGACTGGCGCAAGCAGCAGGCGACCAAGGTGCAGATCGACCATGTGATGCCGCTGTCCTACGACTGGCAGATGGGCGCCGCCCGCTGGAACGAGGCGAAGCGCGAGCGGATCGCCAACGACCCGCTCAACCTCATCCCGGTGGACGGCCCGGCCAACAACGCCAAGCGGGACTCCGGCCCCGCCTCCTGGCTGCCCCCGTACAAGCCGGTCCGCTGCTCCTACGCGGTGCGGTTCGCCCAGGTCTCGCTGAAGTACGGACTCCCGGTCACGGCCGCCGACAAGCGGGCCATGCTCACCCAGTGCGGCGGCTGA
- a CDS encoding TetR/AcrR family transcriptional regulator, which produces MSSERTYHHGDLRRVILDAALDVIATNGPGSLSLRDLARRAGVSHAAPAHHFKDRTGLLTAVAAEGYALFADALTGAPDLRERGVAYVRFAATHPAHFQVMFQPDLHRTDDPDLLAARARATEAVRAGVADLPPAGRGEDDRLAGLAAWSLAHGFATLLLSGNLADAVEGRAPEAVFRSLTGLIFTSDGREDE; this is translated from the coding sequence ATGAGCAGCGAGCGCACCTACCACCACGGCGACCTGCGGCGCGTGATCCTGGACGCCGCCCTCGACGTCATCGCGACGAACGGCCCCGGGTCCCTGAGCCTGCGCGACCTGGCCCGGCGGGCCGGCGTCTCGCACGCCGCGCCGGCGCACCACTTCAAGGACCGCACCGGCCTGCTGACCGCCGTGGCCGCCGAGGGGTACGCACTGTTCGCCGACGCGCTGACCGGGGCGCCGGACCTCCGGGAGCGGGGCGTCGCGTACGTACGGTTCGCGGCGACGCACCCCGCGCACTTCCAGGTGATGTTCCAGCCGGACCTGCACCGCACCGACGACCCGGACCTCCTTGCCGCCCGCGCCCGGGCGACCGAGGCCGTGCGCGCGGGCGTCGCGGACCTCCCGCCGGCCGGCCGGGGCGAGGACGACCGCCTCGCGGGCCTGGCCGCGTGGTCACTGGCCCACGGCTTCGCGACCCTGCTGCTCAGCGGCAACCTGGCCGACGCGGTGGAGGGCCGGGCCCCGGAGGCCGTCTTCCGGTCCCTCACCGGCCTGATCTTCACGTCGGACGGCAGGGAGGACGAATGA
- the mfd gene encoding transcription-repair coupling factor, whose amino-acid sequence MSLHGLLDVVVTDPALAEAVKAAGDGHRSHVDLVGPPGARPFAVAALARQTGRTVLAVTATGREAEDLAAALRTLLPPDTIAEYPSWETLPHERLSPRSDTVGRRLAVLRRLAHPREDDPETGPVSVVVAPVRSVLQPQVKGLGELEPVALTGGQSADLGEVVDALAAAAYSRVELVEKRGEFAVRGGILDVFPPTEEHPLRVEFWGDEVEEIRYFKIADQRSLEVAAHGLWAPPCRELLLTDEVRERAAALAEAHPELGELLGKIAEGIAVEGMESLAPVLVDDMELLLDVLPEDAMAIVCDPERVRTRAADLVATSQEFLQASWAASAGGGEAPIDVGAASLWGIADVRDRARELGMMWWSISPFAADAADHDDDTLQLSMHAPEAYRGDTARALADTKGWLADGWRTVYVTEGQGLASRTVEVLSGEGIAARLDADLTGITPSLVHVSCGAIEQGFVDPALKLAVLTETDLTGQRTATKDLGRMPARRRKTIDPLTLEVGDYIVHEQHGVGRYVEMVQRTVQGATREYLLVEYAPAKRGQPGDRLYIPTDQLEQVTKYVGGEAPTLHRLGGADWTKTKQRAKKAVKEIAADLIKLYSARMAAPGHAFGADTPWQRELEDAFPYAETPDQLSTIAEVKEDMEKTVPMDRLICGDVGYGKTEIAVRAAFKAVQDGKQVAVLVPTTLLVQQHYGTFTERYSQFPVNVRALSRFQSETESKATLEGLKDGAVDLVIGTHRLFSSETRFKDLGLVIVDEEQRFGVEHKEQLKKLRANVDVLTMSATPIPRTLEMAVTGIREMSTITTPPEERHPVLTFVGPYEEKQIGAAVRRELLREGQVFYIHNRVESIDRAAARLREIIPEARIATAHGQMSETALEQVVVDFWEKKFDVLVSTTIVESGIDISNANTLIVERGDNFGLSQLHQLRGRVGRGRDRGYAYFLYPPEKPLTETAHERLATIAQHTEMGAGMYVAMKDLEIRGAGNLLGGEQSGHIAGVGFDLYVRMVGEAVADYRAQMEGGEQEEPPLEVKIELPVDAHVPHDYAPGERLRLQAYRAIASASSEDDIRAVREELTDRYGPLPEPVENLLLVAGLRMLARACGVGEIVLQGSNIRFAPVELRESQELRLKRLHPKTVIKPAAHQILVPRPTTGKIGGKPVIGRELLAWTGEFLTTILGS is encoded by the coding sequence ATGAGCCTGCACGGTCTGCTGGATGTCGTCGTTACGGACCCGGCGCTCGCCGAGGCGGTGAAGGCCGCCGGGGACGGGCACCGGTCACACGTCGACCTGGTGGGCCCGCCCGGCGCGCGGCCGTTCGCCGTGGCCGCGCTGGCCCGGCAGACCGGCCGGACCGTGCTGGCCGTCACCGCGACGGGCCGGGAGGCGGAGGACCTGGCCGCCGCCCTGCGCACCCTGCTGCCGCCGGACACCATCGCCGAGTACCCGTCCTGGGAGACGCTGCCGCACGAGCGGCTCTCGCCCCGCTCGGACACCGTGGGCCGGCGCCTCGCCGTGCTGCGGCGCCTGGCGCATCCCCGCGAGGACGACCCGGAGACGGGCCCGGTCTCCGTCGTGGTCGCGCCGGTCCGCTCCGTGCTCCAGCCGCAGGTCAAGGGGCTCGGCGAGCTGGAGCCCGTGGCGCTGACCGGCGGGCAGAGCGCGGATCTGGGGGAGGTCGTGGACGCGCTGGCGGCCGCCGCCTACTCCCGGGTCGAACTGGTCGAGAAGCGCGGCGAATTCGCCGTACGCGGCGGGATCCTGGACGTCTTCCCGCCGACCGAGGAGCACCCCCTCCGGGTGGAGTTCTGGGGTGACGAGGTCGAGGAGATCCGCTACTTCAAGATCGCCGACCAGCGGTCCCTGGAGGTCGCGGCGCACGGGCTGTGGGCCCCGCCCTGCCGCGAGCTGCTGCTGACCGACGAGGTGCGGGAGCGGGCGGCGGCACTCGCCGAGGCCCACCCGGAGCTGGGCGAGCTGCTCGGCAAGATCGCGGAGGGCATCGCGGTCGAGGGCATGGAGTCCCTGGCCCCGGTCCTGGTCGACGACATGGAGCTGCTGCTCGACGTCCTCCCGGAGGACGCGATGGCGATCGTCTGCGACCCGGAGCGCGTCCGCACCCGGGCGGCCGACCTGGTCGCCACCAGCCAGGAGTTCCTCCAGGCGTCGTGGGCGGCGAGCGCGGGCGGCGGCGAGGCCCCCATCGACGTGGGCGCGGCCTCGCTCTGGGGCATCGCGGACGTCCGGGACCGGGCCCGTGAGCTGGGAATGATGTGGTGGTCGATCTCGCCGTTCGCGGCCGACGCCGCCGACCACGACGACGACACCCTCCAGCTCTCCATGCACGCCCCCGAGGCGTACCGGGGCGACACCGCCCGCGCGCTCGCGGACACCAAGGGCTGGCTGGCCGACGGCTGGCGCACGGTGTACGTGACGGAGGGCCAGGGCCTCGCCTCCCGTACGGTCGAGGTGCTGAGCGGCGAGGGCATCGCGGCCCGCCTCGACGCGGATCTGACCGGGATCACCCCGTCCCTGGTGCACGTCTCCTGCGGGGCCATCGAGCAGGGGTTCGTCGACCCGGCGCTGAAGCTCGCCGTGCTCACCGAGACGGACCTCACCGGCCAGCGCACCGCCACCAAGGACCTGGGCCGGATGCCGGCCCGCCGCCGCAAGACGATCGACCCGCTGACGCTGGAGGTCGGCGACTACATCGTCCACGAGCAGCACGGTGTGGGCCGGTACGTGGAGATGGTGCAGCGCACGGTCCAGGGCGCTACCCGCGAGTATCTCCTCGTCGAGTACGCCCCCGCCAAGCGCGGCCAGCCGGGCGACCGCCTCTACATCCCGACCGACCAGCTGGAGCAGGTGACCAAGTACGTCGGCGGCGAGGCCCCGACGCTGCACCGGCTCGGCGGCGCGGACTGGACGAAGACGAAGCAGCGGGCGAAGAAGGCGGTCAAGGAGATCGCCGCCGACCTGATCAAGCTCTACTCCGCCCGGATGGCCGCACCCGGCCATGCCTTCGGCGCGGACACCCCCTGGCAGCGCGAGCTGGAGGACGCCTTCCCGTACGCGGAGACGCCCGACCAGCTGTCCACGATCGCCGAGGTCAAGGAGGACATGGAGAAGACGGTCCCGATGGACCGGCTGATCTGCGGCGACGTCGGCTACGGCAAGACCGAGATCGCGGTCCGGGCCGCGTTCAAGGCGGTCCAGGACGGCAAGCAGGTGGCGGTGCTGGTCCCCACGACCCTCCTGGTCCAGCAGCACTACGGCACGTTCACCGAGCGCTACTCCCAATTCCCGGTCAACGTCAGGGCGCTGAGCCGCTTCCAGTCGGAGACGGAGTCCAAGGCCACCCTCGAAGGCCTGAAGGACGGGGCCGTCGACCTGGTCATCGGTACCCACCGCCTCTTCTCCTCCGAGACGAGGTTCAAGGACCTCGGCCTGGTCATCGTGGACGAGGAGCAGCGGTTCGGCGTCGAGCACAAGGAACAGCTGAAGAAGCTCCGCGCCAACGTCGACGTGCTCACGATGTCCGCGACGCCCATCCCCCGTACGCTCGAAATGGCGGTCACCGGCATCCGCGAGATGTCCACGATCACCACCCCGCCGGAGGAGCGCCACCCGGTCCTCACCTTCGTCGGCCCGTACGAGGAGAAGCAGATCGGCGCGGCCGTACGGCGTGAACTGCTGCGCGAGGGCCAGGTCTTCTACATCCACAACCGGGTCGAGTCCATCGACCGGGCCGCCGCCCGCCTCCGCGAGATCATCCCGGAGGCCAGGATCGCCACGGCCCACGGCCAGATGTCGGAAACGGCCCTGGAACAGGTGGTGGTGGACTTCTGGGAGAAGAAGTTCGACGTCCTGGTCTCCACGACGATCGTCGAGTCCGGCATCGACATCTCCAACGCCAACACCCTGATCGTGGAGCGCGGCGACAACTTCGGCCTCTCCCAACTGCACCAGCTGCGCGGCCGGGTGGGCCGGGGCCGCGACCGCGGCTACGCCTACTTCCTGTACCCCCCCGAGAAGCCCCTCACCGAGACCGCCCACGAGCGGCTGGCCACGATCGCCCAGCACACCGAGATGGGCGCGGGCATGTACGTGGCGATGAAGGACCTGGAGATCCGCGGCGCGGGCAACCTCCTGGGCGGCGAGCAGTCCGGTCACATCGCGGGCGTCGGCTTCGACCTGTACGTCCGCATGGTCGGCGAGGCGGTCGCCGACTACCGGGCCCAGATGGAGGGCGGCGAGCAGGAGGAGCCCCCGCTGGAGGTCAAGATCGAGCTCCCGGTCGACGCGCACGTCCCGCACGACTACGCCCCCGGTGAGCGGCTCCGCCTCCAGGCGTACCGCGCGATCGCCTCGGCCTCCTCGGAGGACGACATCCGCGCGGTCCGCGAGGAGCTGACCGACCGCTACGGCCCGCTGCCCGAACCGGTCGAGAACCTCCTCCTGGTCGCCGGCCTGCGCATGCTGGCCCGCGCCTGCGGCGTCGGCGAGATCGTCCTCCAGGGCTCCAACATCCGCTTCGCGCCGGTGGAGCTGCGCGAGTCCCAGGAACTGCGGCTGAAGCGCCTGCACCCCAAGACGGTCATCAAGCCGGCCGCCCACCAGATCCTGGTCCCGCGCCCGACGACCGGAAAGATCGGCGGCAAGCCGGTCATCGGCCGCGAACTGCTGGCGTGGACGGGGGAGTTCCTGACGACGATCCTGGGGTCGTAG
- a CDS encoding DNA-binding response regulator, producing the protein MGENEMSVFGVPEAEEEIYRHFLRHPGTRADDLRLLPHSRPQEARALIARLQERGLLRAEDAERRIFPADPEVALTRLVDVRLHTLHQELQRVTRSRHVIDGLRAEHRARTPSADTSRGARPAHRGGEGAAAPRPSGIERRVLVSMCTVGKDEAGARELGVSVRTYRRHVADLMQTLGAASRAQAALLARERGWI; encoded by the coding sequence GTGGGCGAGAACGAGATGTCTGTCTTCGGGGTGCCGGAGGCCGAGGAAGAGATCTACCGGCACTTCCTGCGCCACCCCGGCACCCGCGCCGACGACCTCCGCCTCCTGCCGCACTCCCGCCCCCAGGAGGCGCGCGCCCTGATCGCCCGCCTCCAGGAGCGGGGGCTGCTGCGCGCCGAGGACGCCGAGCGGCGGATCTTCCCGGCGGATCCCGAGGTGGCTCTCACCCGGTTGGTGGACGTCCGGCTGCACACGCTCCATCAGGAGTTGCAGCGCGTCACCCGGTCGCGGCACGTCATTGACGGTCTACGCGCGGAGCACAGGGCCCGTACACCCTCCGCCGACACCTCGCGGGGCGCACGCCCGGCCCACCGCGGCGGCGAGGGCGCCGCCGCCCCTCGCCCTTCCGGCATCGAGCGGCGGGTGCTGGTGTCGATGTGCACGGTGGGCAAGGACGAGGCGGGCGCACGGGAGCTGGGGGTGTCGGTGCGGACCTATCGGCGGCACGTCGCCGATCTGATGCAGACGCTCGGCGCGGCCAGCCGGGCGCAGGCCGCGCTGCTGGCCCGGGAGCGCGGTTGGATCTGA